A segment of the Neochlamydia sp. S13 genome:
CAAGCCTGTTGGCAGCAGTTTTGTGACTTTAAACAGTAATTATTTTTATCAGCTTTTATTACTTGCCTCTGGGGAAGTCCATGAAAACTGAACAAGAAATGATCGTATTCTGCTAGGTTATTCTTAAGAGCAACATGGCAAAAGGCCTGGATGACAGCAGGGTGGTCAGCAAAGGAGTTAATAAATGTAATTTTAGGTAAAGATATCTGGTTTTTTAAAATTTCCATGCTTTTTTGATAAACTGATCCCGTAGATGCTGAAGCATATTGAGGAAATAGAGGGAGGATAATCAGTTGTTTAATTCCTTTGTTTAAAAGCAGCAACAGCTTCTTTTCTAAGGAAGGATTTCGATAGCGCATCGCCAGCTCTACATAAAAATTATCACCTAAAGCTTTTTGTAAGGCGTCCCTTACTCTTTTCCCATATACCATCAAAGGTGATCCCTCAGCTGTCCAAATGTTTTGATAGGATCTAGCCGATTGTTTGTAGCGTGCAGGAATGATAATGCCTCTTACAAGTAGCTGCCGTTGTAGCCAAGGAAGGTCTATTACCCTCTCATCGGTTAGAAATTCGACCAAATATTTATACACATCTTTGGGTTGAGGAGAGTCAGGGGTACCTAAATTGACAAGAAGGATACCGATAGGGGAATGATACATACTTATCCTTGATATGTTTTGCCAGGCTTGAGCACGATAAAGTCTTCTTCAGCGAGGCGATAAAATTTTAAGGCCATTTTAAGCTGTTTTTCCGGATCATCAATAGCTTCATCGGAAAGTCGAAAGGTTCCAAAATGTACAGCAATACTTTTTTTAGAAGCTAAATCTATATGTGCTTGGACGGCATCAGAAGGAGACATATGAAAAGGCTCCATAACGGGGTTCGTAGGCTCCAATAGGCAATAAAGAAATCCGAGGAGAGCCAAATCTAGCTTTAATTTTCTCAAAAACCTGCGCATAGCCTGTATCTCCTGCAAAATAAATCCACTCTAGGTCTTTCCTGATGATAAAACCTCCCCAAAGGGTCTTATTTTTATTAAAGAGATTTCGCATGCTAAAATGTCTAGCGGGTGTAAAGATGATCTCAAAGTTGTTTGCTTTGATTGCTTCCCACCAATCAAGTTCATCGATGTCTTTCAAGCCTTTTTTCTTGAGATAGTTTTTATTACCTAATCCGGTGATGAATTTAGGGTGATGTTGGGCTTGTATTCGGCGCAGGGTAGGTATATCCATGTGATCGTAGTGATTATGACTCAGAAGCACGAGATGAATAGGAGGTAAATCTTCAAAGCATATACCCGGTGAGTGCACTCTTTTAGGTCCCATCCAAGAGAATGGACTGCAACGTTTAGACCAAATTGGATCGGTAAGTATATTAATATTTCCCCACTGAATCAGTATAGTAGCATGATTAACAAAGGTAAGCCTAAGGTGATCATCATTTATCTGTGTAAGAGGTTTGGCAAGCTGGCTTATAGGAATGCTTTCAGGCCATTTTCTAGGCTTACTTTCCCACATCCAATGAATAAAATCTTTAAAAGAGCGCTTCGTGGGAGGGTTATTATGATAAAGAGAGCCATCGTAATGATCAGAAAGACGGTGTTTGCTTAGATAAGCTTTGTAGATAAGTGTCCACCGTAACGAACTATCTTTTCTTTCAAAAGCATAAGCGTAAATTTCTTTAGGGGATAAACGGCTAAAATTAATAATTTCTGCATCGGTAAGTCGATAGATAATAGCATCGGCAGCGGTTTTATTTAAAACGATCTGTCGCAAGTTTTTAAGGGCTACTTTAAATTGGTACTGTCGAAAACATAAACGTATTAAAGCATATAGAAGCGAGCTTATAAGGAATAATTGTCCTAATTTAGAAAGATAGGAGAAAGTTTTACTTTCCTGCTCAAGGGTTAAGATATCTAAAGCAACAACCAAAACAAGAAGAAAAACAAAAATTAAGCTTTCAGTGGAGGTTTGAACGATGGGTCCAAAAAACCTTCTAAAGCTTGAAGGTGAAGAGCGGTAAGCTAAAATTTCTTCAAATATAGGCTCTTCAAACCTCATCCGCCCTATGTGCGACAATTCATGAGCTATTAATTCCTTACGGGTATAAAATTTCCCATAATGGGTAGAATTTTGTAAATTCTTCCTTAGCTGCAGGAAAGGATAAGCCGGATAATCATCTGTCTGTTGAAAAATCCATGTGCATCCGCCATGCCAGGGAAGTAATTTGTAATTACTAAAGAAAAGAGGCACCCACGTAGGAAATATATCATAGAGCTTTTGTATTTCTTGGCACCCTTCTTTTAAAATATTGGCAGAACGTGGAGATTCTTCTACAGCAAAGGGAAATTCTTGCAACAGCTCTTGAGTAATCTGACTGTTTAAATTCAAGCAATAGGCTACTCTCTCAGTAAAGGATTGATCACTTTCAGCAGGTCCAGGAAT
Coding sequences within it:
- the hemH gene encoding ferrochelatase, with amino-acid sequence MYHSPIGILLVNLGTPDSPQPKDVYKYLVEFLTDERVIDLPWLQRQLLVRGIIIPARYKQSARSYQNIWTAEGSPLMVYGKRVRDALQKALGDNFYVELAMRYRNPSLEKKLLLLLNKGIKQLIILPLFPQYASASTGSVYQKSMEILKNQISLPKITFINSFADHPAVIQAFCHVALKNNLAEYDHFLFSFHGLPQRQVIKADKNNYCLKSQNCCQQACQENVDCYSAQCHLTAHAIIGQLNLPTEKTSLAFQSRLGKDPWLEPFTPHVIKELARQNKKKILVFCPSFVCDCLETTFEIGVEYAEEFKKMGGERLDIVQGLNDETVWIKALEKIVRENSSQF
- a CDS encoding MBL fold metallo-hydrolase, with product MANSSKKDLMESNFEGLIPGPAESDQSFTERVAYCLNLNSQITQELLQEFPFAVEESPRSANILKEGCQEIQKLYDIFPTWVPLFFSNYKLLPWHGGCTWIFQQTDDYPAYPFLQLRKNLQNSTHYGKFYTRKELIAHELSHIGRMRFEEPIFEEILAYRSSPSSFRRFFGPIVQTSTESLIFVFLLVLVVALDILTLEQESKTFSYLSKLGQLFLISSLLYALIRLCFRQYQFKVALKNLRQIVLNKTAADAIIYRLTDAEIINFSRLSPKEIYAYAFERKDSSLRWTLIYKAYLSKHRLSDHYDGSLYHNNPPTKRSFKDFIHWMWESKPRKWPESIPISQLAKPLTQINDDHLRLTFVNHATILIQWGNINILTDPIWSKRCSPFSWMGPKRVHSPGICFEDLPPIHLVLLSHNHYDHMDIPTLRRIQAQHHPKFITGLGNKNYLKKKGLKDIDELDWWEAIKANNFEIIFTPARHFSMRNLFNKNKTLWGGFIIRKDLEWIYFAGDTGYAQVFEKIKARFGSPRISLLPIGAYEPRYGAFSYVSF